TAGAACTGAGGATTCATCCCATGATTCCTTTGGCTCACCGTCATCAATCTTCAAGGAAAAAGACAAAGACAAAAATAGAATATTGCAATTCAATTAGACCATTTTCAAGGCATTTAATTTATCAGTTGAAAGCTGGCTAAGTCATGGCATTAAGTTAGTTTGATTGGCTGTTCTAATTTGACTATTGTTATTCATCTTCTAGTTCTTAAATTTTTGGAAACTGATTCATTGAATCATTATTCCTCATCGTTTATTTCGAGTAATTATCATGTACAAATCAATCCCTTTGGCCTTGTTGATGGCCACTGTGCCCGCTATGGTGCGGGCGCAGGCGACACCCGTTATTGAAATCTCGGAAGGACATGGGCATACCTTCACGATTGAAGGCTCCCAAGCCCGGATCGTCAAGGCTTGGCCTGGAATGTTCGAGGCATTTGATTTTGGTGAACATCCAAAGATTCCGAATGCCAAATTTATCTTTGTCAAACTCAAGCCAGGGGCCAAGCTGAACAGTACCACCCTCACCCTGATTATTGATGATGGTCTGGGTAAGGAAACGACCAAATCCTATATCCTCAAGCGAGTCAAAGGGATTCCCAATCAGACCACGACCTTGATTGGGAATCAGCCTGCCTATGCCGCTCAGCCTCAGCCCGTCACTGCCACAAACGTCTTTTCTCCTCCACCTAGGCTCGATAAGCAGATCAAAAAAGAGAAGAAAGGCAAGAAACCTAAGAACTTAACGGTTTCTAGTGAGTTTAGCAGTGCTTTCTCACCGGGGTTTGCTGCGCCCAAGGCAGATGATGACTCCAAGCCAGTTAAAGAGCCTGCACCTGAAGAGAAAGAGGACTCTGACGACGTACCCGATCTGATTGAGCCAACCCCTCAAGCGCAAGCTGAAGAACCTCCGTCCGAGCCATTACCCCTGATCCGCGCACCGAAGACCCTCCAGGCTAAGGCGACGGTGGAAACTCCATCAGAAAAGCAGCTGATCGAGCGATCTAGTCTGGATAACTATGGAATTGCCCGCCACCTAATGAATGGACTCTACCGGGCGCAGAATCTCAAACAAATCAACCGTTCTAAAGATGCATATTGGCAGACTCAATCAATGGTGCGATTGCTACGCCGAGGCGAAAGTATCGATAAGTCATTGAGGCTATCAGGATTACCAGCTGTAACTTTTAACAACCTCTTAGGTCATGGAGCAGGGTAAGCGCAAGAAAATCAAGCCTCTGAAAGGCTAGACTGTAAAGGAATAGAAGCGCCTAGAACTTTGAGCATATACGCTTCATCCATGCTCGCCCGTTTTAGTTTTTGACGGGTACTTTTCTTAAAGGACGTTTCTTGATTGAGAAGGTTGATGCTCCAGCGCCTCAGGATGGCCATGTTTTCCGGTGCATGTCCTGTGCGAATGCGGCTAGCATCTTCGCCAAAGGTCACATCTAAGACCCAGTGGAGTTGGTTCTCAATCGACCAATGCTGGCGGATGGCTTTGCCCAACTGCTGAGCATTTGGCGGTAGAGAGCTGATATAAAACATCACCTCATAGGTGGTTTTGTTCCACAAGTGGCGGGTCCGAGCGACCTTGACGATGGTTTGCAAGCCCTTCCACTGCGCCTGCTTGTAGAGAGGACCCATCTGTTGAAGGGACACGGCCCAAACTTGTCGTTTCTCGCGACGATGGTGCCCTGCTTCCACCCGGGCATCATAGCTGTGCTCAATGCCCTTAAACTCATTCGCTTCAGCCGTTTCAAACCATTGCTCAACCTGCTCAAACAGCGTGGGATGATTCTCCTTGAGGGCCAGCACATAGTCAGCCTCTTTAGCTTGAATGTGGCGGGCAATCTCGTGCTGAGTTCCCATTGCATCAATGGTAATAATGCACCCGGCAATGTCTAATAGCTCTAGCAGTGCTGGAATAGCGGTAATTTCGTTACTCTTGTCTGCAACTTTGACCTGTCCTAGAAATAACCGATACTCACTGGCCCAAGCACTGACCAGATGCAATGCGGATTGGTCTTGATTGCGATCATAGGAACCTCTGAGTTGTTTGCCGTCAATCGGTATCACTTGAGCGCCGAGGGTTGTCACTACCTGATCCAACCAGTGATTGAAACTCCGCTCAAAAGCGGAGGGGCAAATACGCTCAAACACTCGTCGATAGGTGTCTGCTGTCGGTATCCCGGACGGTAGCCTCAGAAAACTCGACAACCAATCTTGATGGCTTAGACCATAGGTTTCAATGTCTTCCCACCCTTGTGCGCCACCTAAACTTGCCAATAGTCCAATCACGACGATGCTGACAAACGGATGCTGGACACCTTGGCCTCCACGTGGATCAGGCAAATCTTCAAAACACTCGGACAATTGTTGATAAGCCTGATCGCAATCACTGGCAGGCAGGAGTGACGAGGATGAGTCAGTGGAAGCTGGTGAGGAAGGAGGCTTGCTGAATCCTGTAGCCATGGGGAAACCCTTTTAACAGAATGGAGTTCCAAAGCATATTACAGCTTCATTTTTCTTGCGCTGCCCCTGGCTGGTGCGCGCCCTTAGCCTGCCACTGCGATGTTATCAAGTCTTTTCTGGAGTGGAAGCACCAGAAACCCTGTAGTTAGGGCTGTCTTGACTCAATCGAATCAATAAAAAAGGCGATTCCTAACTAGAAGAATCGCCCCTTTAAACCTTCTAGGAGAATTTACCATGCTTAAGGAAAAATCTGTGCGGCTTCTTCATATGCCGTGCATGAATCGTTGTTGCGGTTGTCAGGAATTGCGGTTCGCCATTGCATCTCAAGCTCTCGTCCATAAGCCCTCTGGCAAGACCCATTTTCGCTGGATATGCGAGAGCTGTGGTCACAAACGAGGGATACGCCCGACTCCTGAATATCTGCAGAAATTATGGCAGATAGATCGTGAGACTAGCACGAAAAAAATTATCAGGACTTTAGCGAGGGCTTGAGGTGTGGGTAGCTACGCCGATGTCAGCCTAAGACTCACTTTTAAGCATCTATCAAAGCTCTATAAAAATCGCATAACTCAAACAGGAGGTAAATCATGCAGTGCCTTAAACCGTTGACAGCCTCGATTGAGATTCAAGAACTGCGGGAAGTGGGTTGTGATTGGAGCGGTGACCTGTTTGGCTACTATGCCATCGGTCATCACGATCCAGTTGCTTTTATCCAAGCTGTCAACGCTGAACATGATCCAGATTGTCCTGCTGAAGCTCAACAAGTTCATCAAGGATTTTGGATGGAATATCCCCTAGAAATCGATAGTGATTGCTACTGCTTTAGAAAGTGCAATGCAGATATTGAAGGCGCGTTTGCCGTCACCTATCTCGAAATTTAAGGGGAGCCACAACCCCAATTAGCCAACTAAATATTGGAGGAAACTCTCATGCGCGATTTAGTCTACTCGCCTCAGAATCATCTCGTGTACTTCCTCGGCTATCTCAGGAGACAAAATGGTACCCGTCTCAAGGTGTTCTCAACCGTTTCCCGGCAACACGTTCTGATGATTTCTAAGGATAAATCAGGGAAGTTTAGGGAGGATTTCACCTCAGTTAAAATCACCGATTTACGCCCTGCTGTCCGACTTAGGTTGTGTTGTTAGGAGAGTGACTATGAGTGCTGTCCAAACTGCCCTCCCCCTGAAGCTCCCGCAATCTGGCCCAGTCAAGACAACCGGGCAGCGCCAATCCTTTGAAAAGATGCTGGTGGAACTCCGTCAGGAAGCAGCGGAGATACTTGCAATAGCAAACCGGATGTTTCAACAATGCTGGCAGCGATTGCAGGATGTACCCACCCCGGAGATGGGATCTGCGGTGAAGGCGTATCACAAGAAAAACGGTATTGTTATCCCCCAAGTCAATCACTCTGGTCCGATCTCTAGCAAACCCAGTCGTCCATATCGACCTTGGCCTCTGGAGCGGAAGTATCGAGAACGCATTCGACGGATGCAGGCACGGGCGCAGAAAAAATTTTCCATACCCAGCTTGCAATTTGATTTCATCCAATTAGAGTTGGTGCGGTTGCCCCATTATTTCGGCATTTGCCCACTGCCGAATGAAGAGAGTTGCACATTGAACCTTCAGGATTTACTCCTGAATCCTGCAATCGAACGGGAAAAGCAACTACGAGAACAAGAGAGTCAAGCCAGCTCCGGTTATCCCTGAGCAATGAATACACAGCCCCAATCCTCGTTGACCCGAATACCTGGACCCTACCTGCTGGGGCATTTGGGGAGAACGCAGGCCCGACTTAAGGAGAAGCAGCAATGAAATCAGAACATAGCTTTTTGCATCGGATTATCCAGGCAATTCAGCAAGGTCTTAGCCCCAAAGCCAAACAACAATGCCGTACCTGTGGCGAGTGGTACAGACCCTCACAGCTCGATAGTAAAGGGTTCTGTCGGGAATGCAATTAGTGGGGGGCTTAGCGGTGAATAAACAACTTTGGAATCTGCTTCAGCGAGGTCGAGGTGTCCTGCAACTGCAACCCTTGGGATGCCTAAGCGATCGCAGTAATTCCTTTTGTCTGGGCTGCGAACCAGGCCAGTATTACGAGTGTGAAATCTGCGGCTATCTTCAACCGTATTGCAAGGGTGCTGACGACGATTACTTTGAACTTTGCGATGACTGTTGGGGCATTGCAGAGCAGATGCATGTAGCTACAGGAATTGCGATGGGGGTCGATCTATGAAAATCCTTACCCTCTGGCAACCGTGGGCAACCTTTATTGCCCTGAATCTCAAGCGCTATGAAACCCGATCATGGGGCACTCACTACCGGGGCAAGCTGGCTATTCATGCGGCCAAGCGAACCATCGGCTTAGATGGGCAAGCCATAGTCAGTCAAGTTAATGATCTGACGGGTGGCAAGGTGCCGCGCAAGCCACGTGATTAC
The genomic region above belongs to Acaryochloris marina S15 and contains:
- a CDS encoding ISAs1 family transposase, with the translated sequence MATGFSKPPSSPASTDSSSSLLPASDCDQAYQQLSECFEDLPDPRGGQGVQHPFVSIVVIGLLASLGGAQGWEDIETYGLSHQDWLSSFLRLPSGIPTADTYRRVFERICPSAFERSFNHWLDQVVTTLGAQVIPIDGKQLRGSYDRNQDQSALHLVSAWASEYRLFLGQVKVADKSNEITAIPALLELLDIAGCIITIDAMGTQHEIARHIQAKEADYVLALKENHPTLFEQVEQWFETAEANEFKGIEHSYDARVEAGHHRREKRQVWAVSLQQMGPLYKQAQWKGLQTIVKVARTRHLWNKTTYEVMFYISSLPPNAQQLGKAIRQHWSIENQLHWVLDVTFGEDASRIRTGHAPENMAILRRWSINLLNQETSFKKSTRQKLKRASMDEAYMLKVLGASIPLQSSLSEA